One window of the Passer domesticus isolate bPasDom1 chromosome 14, bPasDom1.hap1, whole genome shotgun sequence genome contains the following:
- the LOC135280657 gene encoding uncharacterized protein LOC135280657 isoform X4: MSAPPGICSSLHLKHSTKFHPLLLQQVLVTQFLLTAEEEAQVSSENEQLEDSVILNHPGSCLQAGVMSWAWKKKLLCGDVTAVSILCQVLSPRGHGW, from the exons ATGAGTGCACCACCAGGGATTTGCTCCTCTCTACACCTGAAGCACAGCACAAAGTTCCACCCTTTGCTTCTGCAG CAAGTTCTTGTTACCCAATTCCTGCTGACAGCAGAGGAAGAGGCACAAGTCAGCTCAGAAAATGAACAATTGGAAG ACTCAGTGATACTGAACCATCCTGGTTCCTGCTTGCAGGCTGGGGTCATGAGTTGGGCTTGGAAGAAGAAACTTCTATGTGGAGATGTGACTGCAGTGTCAATACTGTGCCAGG TTCTCAGCCCAAGGGGTCATGGATGGTGA
- the LOC135280657 gene encoding uncharacterized protein LOC135280657 isoform X1, which yields MSAPPGICSSLHLKHSTKFHPLLLQQVLVTQFLLTAEEEAQVSSENEQLEGWGHELGLEEETSMWRCDCSVNTVPGSQPKGSWMVTTLIYFGAVLSSKRNQEDELGEMLYFLW from the exons ATGAGTGCACCACCAGGGATTTGCTCCTCTCTACACCTGAAGCACAGCACAAAGTTCCACCCTTTGCTTCTGCAG CAAGTTCTTGTTACCCAATTCCTGCTGACAGCAGAGGAAGAGGCACAAGTCAGCTCAGAAAATGAACAATTGGAAG GCTGGGGTCATGAGTTGGGCTTGGAAGAAGAAACTTCTATGTGGAGATGTGACTGCAGTGTCAATACTGTGCCAGG TTCTCAGCCCAAGGGGTCATGGATGGTGACAACTCTCATCTACTTTGGAGCTGTTTTATCTTCTAAGAGAAATCAAGAAGATGAGTTGGGAGAGATGCTTTACTTTCTTTGGTAG
- the LOC135280657 gene encoding uncharacterized protein LOC135280657 isoform X2, whose translation MSAPPGICSSLHLKHSTKFHPLLLQQVLVTQFLLTAEEEAQVSSENEQLEGWGHELGLEEETSMWRCDCSVNTVPGSQPKGSWMVTTLIYFGAVLSSKRNQEDELGEMLYFL comes from the exons ATGAGTGCACCACCAGGGATTTGCTCCTCTCTACACCTGAAGCACAGCACAAAGTTCCACCCTTTGCTTCTGCAG CAAGTTCTTGTTACCCAATTCCTGCTGACAGCAGAGGAAGAGGCACAAGTCAGCTCAGAAAATGAACAATTGGAAG GCTGGGGTCATGAGTTGGGCTTGGAAGAAGAAACTTCTATGTGGAGATGTGACTGCAGTGTCAATACTGTGCCAGG TTCTCAGCCCAAGGGGTCATGGATGGTGACAACTCTCATCTACTTTGGAGCTGTTTTATCTTCTAAGAGAAATCAAGAAGATGAGTTGGGAGAGATGCTTTACTTTCTTTG A